TAATTGATGCCAAAATTCTGAAACTCTGATGGTTTCGCAAACCCCAGGGAAAACGGGATATCCACATGCAATACTAAATCCGTTCTGCCTTTCTTGGGGTGGATGGGAGCGGCTTCCAGAAGCGAAAGCGTTTCTTTCTTGATACCTAGATTCCCTCCCCCTGTCGCAAATTCATTGTAGGCCTGTGCTATGGAACGGGCATTGCCGAAACCATGCGCGGAGCCATTCGGTATTTCCAAGAACTTGCGTTTGTTGAAATTGTTCAGATTCAAAGCGTGTGGTGGATTTAGAAGGGATTTGTAAAAGTAGGAAAACGGATTTAAAATCCCTTTCATGATGTTTCCCAAATCGGAATTGCCGCCTTTGGCCAATGCTTCCTGCGGAAGAAATGGAATGATGCGTGCTAAACGGTGGTGCGGAAACTCTTTCGGCAACCCGATGTGAAAGTCAATGTTTAAGACTTCTCCGATTTCATCCCTGAAAAATACATGCAGAGGCCTTCTAAACGGATCTACCCGTTTGCAGATTTCATTTTGGTACATAGCAATCGTCCAGGCATGGTAGCCTTTCTTTTCGCCGGGTATCCAGAATGGCTTTTGTTTCGCCAGTCGGTTCGATAAGCGTTCCTCATCGTTCAGTACCTCAAAAGAGAGCGTTTTGTCATTGGTAAACAATCCTGCCTGATGTGCCAGCAGCTGCCGGATGGTGATGTTTTCTTTGCCGTTGAAGGCAAATTCCGGCCAATAGACCGAAACCTTTTCATCATAATCCACGAGGCCTTTGGAGTGCAGGAGGGCGAATGCCAGTGACGACAGTCCTTTGGTGGTCGAGAATACGATGGATACGGTATCTTCCTCCCAGGCTTCCGTTTTTTCCTTGTTTTTATAACCTCCCCACAAGTCCACCACTTTTTCTCCATTATGGTAGATGCAGCAGGAGGCGCCGACTTCTTTTCTTTTTTCAAAATTCTCTTCAAAGGCGGTTTTTACTTTCTCAAAACCTTCTTTCGCATAACCATAAACGGGTGTCGCCATACTTCATTTTTTGGACTCAAAAGATACAGAATAAATTCCAACTTTTAATGATAGCTTAATCAAATTCCAAATCTTAAAGGGTATAAATTCTATAACTTGTAATCCTGTTTATATTTCAATCAGTACAATGGGACAAACATTATTTGACAAGGTATGGGATGCGCATGTAGTAGAGTCCATTGAAAACGGACCGCAGGTATTTTATATTGACAAGCATTTTATTCATGAAGTGACTACGCCTCAGGCATTTGCAGGGTTGGACAAAAGAGGCATCCCCGTTCTTCGTCCCAAACAAACAATTGCCACGGCCGATCATAATGTGCCTACCAGGGATCAGGATCTGCCTATCCGAGAAAAATTATCGCGCCATCAGGTCGATACATTAATTGATAATTGTCAACGCTACGGAATCGAATTATACGGGCTTGGGCATCCGTTTCAGGGGATTGTACACGTTATCGGGCCGCAGCTGGGCATCACACAGCCAGGCATCACCATTGTCTGCGGCGATTCACATACTTCCACACACGGAGCTTTTGGCGCGATTGCATTCGGAATCGGCACTTCTGAAGTGGAACAGGTGCTGGCTACGCAGTGTATCCTTCAAACTAAACCTAAGAAGATGCGTATCAACGTGGAAGGTGAATTGGGAAAAGGGGTTACATCCAAGGATATTATTCTGTACATCATCTCCAGGATATCCACCAGCGGCGGCACCGGCTATTTTGTAGAATATGCGGGTTCTGCCATCCGAAGCCTGAGCATGGAAGCGCGCATGACCATCTGCAATATGAGTATAGAAATGGGTGCGCGGGGTGGTATCATTGCGTCGGATGAGATAACATTTGATTATTTAAGAGGACGGGAATTTTCTCCCGTAGATTTTGATGCGGCTGTTGAAAAATGGAAGCAGCTCCAAACAGACGCGGATGCCGTTTTTGATAAGGAATATACTTATGATGCGGCGGACATCGAACCCATGATTACGTATGGAACCAATCCTGCTATGGGTATCCGGATTTCTGATACGATTCCTGCTATCGAGGATGCCGGACTGGAAAAGTCCCTGCAGTATATGGGGTTTGAAAAAGGCCAGTCTATGTTAGGCAAATCAATTGATTATGTTTTTCTGGGAAGCTGTACCAACTCGAGAATGGAAGACCTGCGCTTATTTGCGCAGCTGGTGAAAGGGAAAAAGAAGGCGGAGCATGTGACGGTTTGGGTAGTGCCCGGCAGCAAACAAATTGAAAACCAGGCGAAGGAAGAAGGCATCGATAAGATCTTGGTGGAAGCCGGTATGGAGTTGCGTGAACCGGGCTGTTCCGCATGTCTGGGTATGAATGAAGACAAGATTCCTGCAGGTAAATATTGCATTTCCACATCCAACAGAAATTTTGAAGGTCGGCAGGGACAAGGTGCCCGCACTTTACTGGCCAGTCCGCTGATGGCTGCCGCTGCTGCCATTACAGGAAAAATTACGGATGTAAGAGAATTATTGTAAACGTCATTGCGGGCAGAGCGAAACAATCTTTTGAATCAGTTTGGCAGGATTTCTCACTGCATTCGAATGACAAAATAAGAAAAACATGGAAAAATTCACCACCATACAAACCACCTGCGTACCGCTCCATCTGGAAGATGTGGATACCGATCAGATTATCCCGGCACGATTTCTGAAAGCTACCACCCGCGAAGGGTTTGGTGATAACCTGTTCCGCGATTGGAGGTATAATCCTGACGATACGCCTAAAGTGGATTTTGTGCTCAACGATAAAACCTACCAGGGAGAAATATTGGTGGTTGGCAAGAATTTCGGCTGTGGATCTTCCCGTGAGCATGCCGCCTGGGCCATTTATGATTATGGATTCCGGGTCGTCGTCTCTTCCTTCTTTGCGGATATTTTTAAGAACAATGCATTGAACAACGGATTGCTGCCGGTAGTCGTATCCCCGGAGTTTCTGGAAAGACTGTTTACTGCAATCGAAGCCAATCCGGCTGTGGAGGTGAAAGTAAATCTGGTGAAACAGACGATAGAGCTTACGGCTACGCAGGAAATAGAATTTTTTGATATCAATCCGTACAAAAAAACCTGTATGATTAACGGATACGATGATATCGATTACCTGCTGAGCCTGAAGGGAAAAATTGCTGAGTTTGAGTTAAAGCAGTAGGATGAAAATCAGATTTTATACGTATATTTACTTGTAGATTTATACGTATGACGGCAAAATTGACCCTTTCCATCGATGCCAAGATAATTGAAAAGGCAAAAATCAAAGCTAAAAAAGAAGGCAAAAGTCTGTCTGCTATGGTGGAGGATTATTTGGCGTTTTCCGTACTGGATGTTCCCTATTATAAATCAGAATATATAGAAAAAGTAGAAAAATTGGCTGGGTCATTGAAAATGAAATTACCCAAAGATTTTGATATCAAGAAAGACAAGCAGTCACGTCTCCTTAAAAAATATTATGGTGTATAATGTATTTATTGATTCTGATATCATACTTGATTTTCTTTCCGAAAGAAAACCATTTTTTAAAGATGCCAAACAAATACTCACATATGCTTCTCTCAAAAAGATTAAATTACACACTTCCGCAATTATTTATGCTAATGTGTTTTATGTTTTAAGAAAAGAATTCTCTCCGGCAATGGTAAAATCAAGGTTAATTGACCTTTCAGAGATGATACAGATAGTAAATACGACGCATGATTCAACTAAAAATGCCCTGCATTCCGATTTTTCCGATTTTGAAAATGCCATCCAATATTATACGGCACTTGAAAATAAATGTGCTTTTTTAATTACACGAAATTTAAAAGATTTCGGGAAGGCAAAAAACATTCGTGTATTAACGTCAGCTCAATTTTGTAAATTATTTGTAAAATAAATTAATTGCAACAGCTATCCATCAATATCATTGCCGGTAAAAAAGTCTATTTTATCTCCGATTTGCACCTAGGTGCCCCTGATGCTGCAGCCAGTTCGGAGAGAGAAAAGAAACTTTGCCGTTTTTTGAGTGCTGCGAAATCAGACGCGCAGGCCATATTTCTGATAGGGGATACGTTTGATTTCTGGTTTGAATACAAACGGGCAGTGCCGAAGGGATTTGTCCGTTTTCTGGCGAAATTACTACAGCTCAGGGACGATGGGATTGAGATCTATATCTTCATCGGCAACCATGATTTGTGGATGAAGGATTATCTGAAAAAAGAAATAGGAGCAACAATCTTTGACGACAAAGTTAAACTAGAATGTAATTCCCCTTCAGGGGTCAGGGGTTTCCTGCTAGCACACGGCGATGGCTTAGGTCCCGGCGATGCCAAATATAAAATCCTTAAAAGAATTTTTACCAATAAGCTTTGTCAATGGCTGTTTCGCTGGCTGCATCCTGATATTGGTATAAAAATTGCACAACTTTGGAGCAGGCATACCTTCACGGACCCAACAATAGAGGTATTTCACGGGGAAGAGAAGGAGTGGCTGATTCAATATTGCAAAAGAAAACTGACCGAACATCATTTTGATTATTTTATTATGGGACACCGCCACCTTCCGATGGAGATACAACTCAGCGATAGAAGCACGTACATTAACTTAGGCGACTGGATTATCAACTGTAATTATGCCGTTTACGACGGCGAAAAGGTGAAAATGGTAAAATATGAAGACTGAAAATGGAAATAGCCTGTCTCTTAATTGCACATCGTGTTTCAATAAACATATTTATAGATTTATCTTTATTGTACTGTCTTCTTTATTCTTTATTCCTGTTGCCTTTCCCGGCACCCCCATATATTTTAGAACGATAGAGAAATCAAAGCCGGATGATATTTTCATCAACACGACCAATGACATTTTCCTGTTGAAGAAAGGCATCGTGGAGCGGTATAATTCCGACGGCGTCTTTATCCAGAACTACGGCAGCATTTACATCAACGAACATACGGAAATCATCAGTGTCAATGGATTTAAAACAATCCTGTTTTCACCCGATTACGGGAAGATCATTCAGCTGGACAACCGCCTCCGCGAGCTGGATGTCGTAGATGCATATAGTCTGCAGAATTACATCATTACCTGTATCGGCTCTTCATATGATAATAATTTTCTGTGGATCTGGGATGCCGCTACCCAGCGTTTAGTTAAGATGGACAAAGATCAGAAAGCCATCTTTACCAGTAATACCATCTCCATGTTAACCGGTAAAAAAATTAATCCGAGACAAATCCTGGAATCCGGCATATTGCTGTACCTGGTGGACAGACAGGATGGCATTTTTATTTTTGACAATCAGGGAAATTATATCAAAAACATCCCGATAGAAAATATCCGTAATGTGACTGTTATTGACGGGGCGCTGTATTATGTAAAAGATAATACTATCTACAGTTACGACAATCTCACGTTTACGGAAACGCGTTATACAAAAACACCGGAATTAAGGAATATTCAAATCGGTAAAACAATTATCTGCGGAGTAAACAAAGACGGATTTGCGGAAATCTGGAAGTTTTAATCGGATAGGAGGTCGAGATTTAAACTGTAATATCTCATGTCTCCTAATCACAAATCTCGTCTCTTTTTTATCTCAACCTATCCATCGATTTTACCAGGTTCTCATCGCTTTTAATGCTGCCATACGCCAGCATATTAAAAAGCAGGATGAACAATGGAAGTATCGCCCCGATACCGAATGTATAATTCCGTAGCCCAATATGCTGTGTGACGCCAAAAACAAACAATCCGATCAACGCAACGGAAAGCATGATATTCACCAGGACCAACTTCATCTGTGTTCTTCTGTTTTTGAACAAAAAGATGGAAATAAGGCTGGTAGCTGCGACAACAATAGCGGAAATCATAACCGGAGTGACCTGTTTGATGGCCCATGTTTCTGTTCCGCCCTCCGGTGTCTTGATTTGTCCGAACGGAACGAAGATAAAGGCGATGCATGCCAGTGCAGCCAATAAAAGATAAATGGTTTGAACGCGTTGTATCATAAGGTAAAATTAGGGGGAATATACCAATTGTCAAAAATTAATACTATAAAAATCTGCTATCCCGTATCTTTATAACATGCGTTATTTCATGCGGCTATCCTATAACGGAAAAAATTACTGTGGCTGGCAGCGACAGGAGAATGCTGTTTCCGTGCAGGAGGTGCTGGAGCAGAATTTGTCCAAAATATTTAATGCACCTGTAGAACTGGTGGGCTGCGGACGCACGGATACAGGGGTTCATGCAAAGGAATACTATGCGCATACAGATACGGACGCAGTCCTTCCTGAAAATTTCATATACCGTATCAACCGGATACTGCCTGAGGATATTTCCATTGCTGAGATTTTTGAAGCAGTGGATGATTTGCATGCCCGATTTGATGCCGTCAGCCGGACCTATAAATATTTCATCCATTTTGATAAAAATCCGTTTCTGGAAGATTTCAGTTTTCAGGTACATGAATGGCGGCCGGATATTCAAAAGATGAACCATTGCATACAGCAGCTTTTTGGAGAACGCGATTTTGCTTCCTTTGAAAAAAAAGGAAGTGATAATAAAACCTCAATCTGTAAATTGGAAAATGCTTATTGGGAAACTGCCGAAAACGGCTTGGTGTTCACCATTACGGCCAATCGCTTTCTCCGGAATATGGTGCGCCGCATTACGGCCGCATTATTAATGGTGGGTTTGGGAAAATTGTCTGAACAAGAACTGCTGGATGCTGTTCATGCAAAAGATTCGCTGGAGGTAAAAATTTCGGTACCCGCAAAAGGGTTGTTTTTGTGGAAGATAACATACGATTTTAATGAAAAGTAAGCAGGTAAAAGGCAGTGACTGGGCGACACTCAAAAGGGTGATACGCCTGGCGTTGCCATTTAAGAGATTGTTCCTCCTTTCCTTCGCTCTGGGAATATTGGTATCTGTGGTGACTCCGCTTCGTCCGTACCTGATTCAGATTACAGTCGATAACAACATCATCGCGCAGAATGGAATAGGCCTCGAGTGGATGGGTTTTGTTTTATTGGTCTCGCTGATTGCCGAGTTTTTGGTGAAATATCTATTTGGACTGAATTCCACTAAACTGGGACAAACCATCATGCTGAATTTACGAACACGCCTGTTCAATCATGTGCAAACCATGCGCCTGCGGTTTTTTGACAAAACACCCGTGGGCATCATCACTACCAGAACCATCAATGACATTGAGGCCATTAACAACATCTTTTCAGAAGGATTGATAACGATAGTAGCGGACGTCCTGACCCTGATATTTGTAATCGGATTCATGGTGTTTATCAACTGGAAACTCGCCCTGGTGTGTTTAACGACATTCCCGATTGTATTGATAGCGACCTATATCTTTAAAGAAAAGGTGCGGGTTTCCTTTAATGATGTCAGAGAGAAAGTGGCGCAGCTGAATGCCTTTGTGCAGGAACATATTTCCGGTATGCGCATCGTGCAGATATTTAATGCGCAGGACCGGGAATTTAAAAAGTTTGACAAACTGAACCATGAGCATTATTCAGCAAATGATAAGTCCGTGTTGTATTATTCCATCTTTTTCCCGGTGGTTGAAGTCATTCTGGCATTAGCCATCTCTTTACTGATATGGTACGGTGCACATCAGGTGATGAACGGGTTTGCAACAGTCGGGGTGTTTACTTCTTTCATATTATACCTGAATCTCGCCTTTCGTCCGTTGCGTATGCTGGCGGATAAATTCAATACCCTTCAAATGGGCATCATCGCATCCGAGCGTGTTTTCCGGTTGTTGGATACGGAAGAGAAAATAGAAGATAAGGGCAAGCTGGCTCCGGAAAAGATAAAAGGGGACATTGAATTTAAAAAGGTATGGTTTGCGTATAACGATGACGAATATGTGCTGAAAGATATTTCTTTCAAGGTGAATGCCGGAGAAACATTGGCCATTGTAGGTGCCACAGGTTCGGGAAAATCATCTACGATTAATATTCTCAACAGATTTTATGAAATCCAGCAGGGAGAGATCTTACTGGATGCTGTAAATGCGCGCGAATACAAACTGAGTGCCTTGCGGTCTAACATAGGAACCGTGCTGCAGGATGTTTTCCTGTTCTCCGGTACGGTGATGGATAATATTACCCTGAAAAATCCGCTCATCTCAGAAGCGCAGGTGATAGAAGCCAGTAAGCTGGTGGGTGCGCATGATTTCATCATGGAACTGCCCGATGGGTATAAGCAGAATGTGATGGAGCGCGGCGCTACATTGTCCGTTGGCCAGCGACAGCTGATTTCATTTATCCGTGCATTGGTGTATAATCCCCAGATCCTGATACTGGACGAAGCCACGTCCAGTGTAGATACCGAATCTGGAAAACCTGATACAGCATGCCATAGAAACCCCGGTGAAGGGCAGGACTTCCATTGTGATTGCACACCGCTTATCTACGGTGCAGAATGCCGATAAGATCATGGTGCTGGACAAAGGAGAAATTAAGGAGATTGGAACACACGAGGAGTTATTGCAAAAGGAAGACGGCTATTACAGAAAACTCTATGAGATGCAGTTCAGGAGCGAATTGCTGGTTTGATGAATGCTGTATATCTATCAGCGGCTTCATTCGGATTTTATTATTTCATTTTTTATTAGTATGATATAAAAAATGATTCGTACATTTATATATTGGTATTTAATGCCTTATAGATGCAAGCCAGACGAATCATGAAATATCTCAAATATCTCCCGCTTTTCTTTCTTTTCTGCTTCAGTTTATCCTGTAAAAAAGAAAAAGATACCAACACACCAGGTTCTTATGTATTAGGTCCAAAAACTGTTATCATTGATAATTCCACTTCGCTGGTACTTGAATCTTTAGACTCAGTTAAAGTGGTATTCGATGGAAATACAACCCA
This genomic interval from Sphingobacteriales bacterium contains the following:
- a CDS encoding beta-lactamase family protein, producing MATPVYGYAKEGFEKVKTAFEENFEKRKEVGASCCIYHNGEKVVDLWGGYKNKEKTEAWEEDTVSIVFSTTKGLSSLAFALLHSKGLVDYDEKVSVYWPEFAFNGKENITIRQLLAHQAGLFTNDKTLSFEVLNDEERLSNRLAKQKPFWIPGEKKGYHAWTIAMYQNEICKRVDPFRRPLHVFFRDEIGEVLNIDFHIGLPKEFPHHRLARIIPFLPQEALAKGGNSDLGNIMKGILNPFSYFYKSLLNPPHALNLNNFNKRKFLEIPNGSAHGFGNARSIAQAYNEFATGGGNLGIKKETLSLLEAAPIHPKKGRTDLVLHVDIPFSLGFAKPSEFQNFGINYRSYGSFGAGGSGGFADPEKRVAYAYVMNKMGTHIANDPREVALRNATYECIFDLERKQNSLQSQESSTTLVQ
- the leuC gene encoding 3-isopropylmalate dehydratase large subunit; amino-acid sequence: MGQTLFDKVWDAHVVESIENGPQVFYIDKHFIHEVTTPQAFAGLDKRGIPVLRPKQTIATADHNVPTRDQDLPIREKLSRHQVDTLIDNCQRYGIELYGLGHPFQGIVHVIGPQLGITQPGITIVCGDSHTSTHGAFGAIAFGIGTSEVEQVLATQCILQTKPKKMRINVEGELGKGVTSKDIILYIISRISTSGGTGYFVEYAGSAIRSLSMEARMTICNMSIEMGARGGIIASDEITFDYLRGREFSPVDFDAAVEKWKQLQTDADAVFDKEYTYDAADIEPMITYGTNPAMGIRISDTIPAIEDAGLEKSLQYMGFEKGQSMLGKSIDYVFLGSCTNSRMEDLRLFAQLVKGKKKAEHVTVWVVPGSKQIENQAKEEGIDKILVEAGMELREPGCSACLGMNEDKIPAGKYCISTSNRNFEGRQGQGARTLLASPLMAAAAAITGKITDVRELL
- the leuD gene encoding 3-isopropylmalate dehydratase small subunit, coding for MEKFTTIQTTCVPLHLEDVDTDQIIPARFLKATTREGFGDNLFRDWRYNPDDTPKVDFVLNDKTYQGEILVVGKNFGCGSSREHAAWAIYDYGFRVVVSSFFADIFKNNALNNGLLPVVVSPEFLERLFTAIEANPAVEVKVNLVKQTIELTATQEIEFFDINPYKKTCMINGYDDIDYLLSLKGKIAEFELKQ
- a CDS encoding PIN domain-containing protein, which codes for MYNVFIDSDIILDFLSERKPFFKDAKQILTYASLKKIKLHTSAIIYANVFYVLRKEFSPAMVKSRLIDLSEMIQIVNTTHDSTKNALHSDFSDFENAIQYYTALENKCAFLITRNLKDFGKAKNIRVLTSAQFCKLFVK
- a CDS encoding UDP-2,3-diacylglucosamine diphosphatase — its product is MNIIAGKKVYFISDLHLGAPDAAASSEREKKLCRFLSAAKSDAQAIFLIGDTFDFWFEYKRAVPKGFVRFLAKLLQLRDDGIEIYIFIGNHDLWMKDYLKKEIGATIFDDKVKLECNSPSGVRGFLLAHGDGLGPGDAKYKILKRIFTNKLCQWLFRWLHPDIGIKIAQLWSRHTFTDPTIEVFHGEEKEWLIQYCKRKLTEHHFDYFIMGHRHLPMEIQLSDRSTYINLGDWIINCNYAVYDGEKVKMVKYED
- a CDS encoding DUF4293 domain-containing protein, whose translation is MIQRVQTIYLLLAALACIAFIFVPFGQIKTPEGGTETWAIKQVTPVMISAIVVAATSLISIFLFKNRRTQMKLVLVNIMLSVALIGLFVFGVTQHIGLRNYTFGIGAILPLFILLFNMLAYGSIKSDENLVKSMDRLR
- the truA gene encoding tRNA pseudouridine(38-40) synthase TruA, yielding MRYFMRLSYNGKNYCGWQRQENAVSVQEVLEQNLSKIFNAPVELVGCGRTDTGVHAKEYYAHTDTDAVLPENFIYRINRILPEDISIAEIFEAVDDLHARFDAVSRTYKYFIHFDKNPFLEDFSFQVHEWRPDIQKMNHCIQQLFGERDFASFEKKGSDNKTSICKLENAYWETAENGLVFTITANRFLRNMVRRITAALLMVGLGKLSEQELLDAVHAKDSLEVKISVPAKGLFLWKITYDFNEK